Genomic window (Lycium barbarum isolate Lr01 chromosome 2, ASM1917538v2, whole genome shotgun sequence):
TAGTTGATAATCTCATCAAGCATCACAGCTTTCCCAGTTATCTGTCGGAACAAAATTACCAATTTTAACTATGTATAACAAATAACCAAGAACTCTTTATATAAGGACAAATGACCAAGAACTTAAGCAACATAAAAGCCAGTAACTACCTTATTGCAGCCTGGGACTAGTTCTTGAAGCAATCTCATCCTCTCACTGATCCTTTCTCTCCTCACCTGCCAGCCAGAAAAACTTTAAAGATTCATCGAATATGTCAAAAAGGATAAACTTGCAACGTTATCTTTTGGAGCAAGTAGGAGTTACCCTTTCTGCAAGGCTGTGGCTGTTTGTGGCTTGCCCTCTTTTAGCCCTAACATGAACATAATTATCCTTGGGATTTTCCCCACCATCAGAGTCATCCTTAATAACTTGTTTCCCTGCTTGCTTGCTCCTTAAATTAGAGCTATTATTTTGGTCTGTTTTGAGTCTTTTTCCATCTTGTTCTTTTGAACAGTCTGAACTATCCCTTGATGGAGCCTTCTGCAGCTCCCCTTCAACAGTCTACattgaagaaagaacaaaaacTAAATGGACATTTTGAATCATGATGCTAGCATACCGGATAGTTCAGACTACATGCACATTTAAGTGATAAAGATTGATAATTTAGAATGTAACATAGGTATTTAGCCGGTTTAGTGACCTTGTGAGTGCTATATGCATAGTAAAATGACTTCTGTTacaaataaaagaaacataaCCTTACTAGGTAAATTCAGATAGTTGAGTGACCATTTGAGTAATCAGAAAGACTTAGAAAGATGGCAATATACCTTGTTGGCATTGGATATTTTTCTCTTCCCATTAGGTGAAACCTCCACAGCACCTTCACCAGAAATTTGGCATTCTCCTTCAGTGGCAATTCCTCTATTCTTGACATAGTTAGCATAACAATTTGCCCCTCTAAGCTGTTCTTGTAAAGGGAAAGTATTGACTAATTCTGAGtaactttcatttccaaaagATGGAATCTTTGGGACCATGTCAACCAGATTTGAATCAGATGGATAGTTAACAAAGTGAGATGATTGATAAGGCAAATTAGCAAACTCATTGTGACCAACAACTGAAGATCCTTTAAAATTACCCTTGTGATTCAATGAAAGAAGTGGATCCCAACCAGAACCACTAAAAGGGTCAACATTGCTCATTGAATCTGCTCTATTAATCATCCCTGTAGAAAGGGAATTGAAGGAAGTATCACCATTTTCCTTAGTacccattttcaagaaaatacaaaGAGGATCCACAAATGTTGTTCTGAACTCAGTTCGTGTGCACCTTCAAAAAGGCAACACCCAATGAAATGTTTTTAACCGAAGCTAAGTGTTTGATTGCTATTTGACAGAAAGGAACTCTgtgcaagaaaaataaaaaagaaaaggtaAAGTGGGGTTTGACCAAAAAGAAGTGGTAATATCTTGCAAGACTCAACAAGGAACAAAATAACTTGGCAGCTTTATATAGTACTAATGAGAGGAAGAGGTTAAAGCAAAAGAAATCTCTCAATGTAGATACACACACAAAggtaaaaaaaaatccaaagtaGCAGGCATAAAATCTTTACCCCCTTGTTTGTTTTCAAGAACCCTAGGATCAAACCTATAGTCTAATAAGAGAAAAAAGTAATTTCCAGAGACAAGAAAGTATGAAACTTTCAGAGCATAAAGTAGAGAAATGAACAAGTGAAAAGCATTGGTGAAATAACAGCTCACACACTAATGAAAAGAAAGCAGATTCCTTTTGTTTATTAAAAACAACAGCAGAGAGAAAGTTACAAGCTTCACATTAATCTTCACTCTTCTTTATTTATCTTCCAGCAAATTTCAATATGGAGATGAGAATGGGgtgtgaaagaaagaaaaaaaagggttCTTGTTAAGGAAATATACCAATTGTCTAAGCTGAAGCTTAGAATCAAAGACAACTCAAATAAAAAGCCCCACAAGTATCAAGAAAAAGAATAGACTCAATAAGACTTTTCAGATATTCTGAAATATGTTAGCtaaaaatgacaataaaaagCACCAAATCCTAACCCCAATTATATAGCAAACAGTAGCCTGAATTGGGTTCTTGATAGTTTCCTTTTTACACCACTTAAATTCACCCAATGGGTACTTTCAAGAACTAGCAAAGAAGCAAACTTTATACTATACAATAATATAGAGaaagcgagagagagagagagtgaaagGTATTTTACCTGCCCAAGCAAAATGGTGACATCTATGATTTTAAAAGACATACTAACTACTGCCAACTGCTCTTACAGAAATGGTTGCTTAAATTATTACAGAACCTAATCCTACCCCTTTTTTCCCCATACTTTACTCCTTGTAATTTCCTTTCCTTTAAAATAATGTAATACATACACTCATTCCTATACACTATGCTTTTTTTATATTTCCAATTAATAAATGATTTCACATACTAGTACTACATACACTAGATTGGAAGAGGTTCTTGTTCTTCTCTTGAAGACCAAGCTTGACataactttttcttcttttttttcctaaTTTTTAACTGACACATTTGCCAACTGTTCTAACAGACCTCTCTTTGCTGTTACACACTCATTTTTCTCTCAGTGCCAACCAACCTAACAATTCTTCTCTTCTTTCAGAAATAATCTTGTGCTACTGTGGTCCGTCAAACTTCTTGAGTTCTACTGTTCATTTCTACTGTGTACTATGCATGTCATGGCCCACCAAATCACTTCTACATTTTGATTGATGATGTATACTATTGTACTAGGCCTGCATTTCTTGTTTGATGCTTGTACACAGTAACACAGATATGTAAATAGCAATGTAATATTCCCCACAAGAACAATTAAATCttggataataatagtaatattgTTTATACTTTTTTCCCTTTTACTATTAACATTTGATGCAACTCAATTTAGCTTATAACAATCTTCATATCCAAGAATATGAAACAAATATTAGAGTTTCTTTTAATACTCTCTTTTGGAGAGAAAAAATGGACTCAAAGTATGGGTGTCAATTGTCTAATCTTGACATGGATTTGGATACTGATTTCTTAAATTTGTAAAATATCcttttatatattaaaaaacgACATAAAACCAAATTTCATATAAcaaatttataaaaattattttttctcaaaattttaATAAAGAATAGTATTTGATTCTCTGAATAACTATGATATCACAAAAATAGAATAGATGGATATTTTTTGTCTCTCATTTCATGGCCTCTATCCGTTTTAGAGCTAGGCTAATTTGAGTTTGTAGCAAACAATTTTACCACGAGAATAAAATGCACTCTACCAAAGACTACTCTGTTCGCAAAGTTCGAAGTCGAAACCTCTTATTAATATAAGAGAGGAGTTAGTGAGATACAAGAGCAAGTATGAGAGTTGAAATTTCTGCTTCTCAATATTTGCAATATTGAGTTTTTAAGAattaaaaatgaaatgaaaaaggataTGGGGCCCCCAAGTTGTGTGGAAAAGATGCTGTCTAGAGAAGTTGCTTTGATTGATGGGTAGAGACTAAAGTGTGAGGTTTAAGATTGTACAATTGAAAAGATAGTGGTGCTATTGACAAGGTACTACTGAATAATACTCCTATCTCTTCTGCTTTCCATTCATTTACTATTTGTTTGTTAATTGATGTGTCAGTcccatctttttcttttctaaaaCTAATTGTTTTTAAGAAATATAAATAATTTCCTCCCCATGGGCCATTAGTCCTCAGAACATAACAAAGAATTAGGGAATCTAATCCCCATAATTTTACCTCATTGTCCTAGTAGTACTGTTTCCAGCTGTAGGGGCTGTCTGTTTATACTACTGTTTAATTACTTAGTTTTATTTCATGCAGCACTGTACCTAATGTCCCAACCTTAAAACTTGGTCAAACCATGTTGTCTGGTCAACACTCTCTTGATTAAGGCTGTGATCTTGCTGGAAATTCAAGATTATTCCGAAATTAACGGCTTATTGGCTCCTCTCTCATCCAAAGTCTTGATCCAATTTGGAGCAGATTCTTGATTATAGATTCATAAGTAAAAATCCTCTAGGAAAAAAGTAGAGTATTTCATATAGTACTTTATATTTATATTAACTCGAAAGATGCATGACATGTGTCTTATATTATTTTTGTCTTAATTATCCCGTGAACTTGGTAATTTGATAGTCTTAACCCGTAAATGTTAATGTGGTAAAGAATGTGAATACACTCTCTTTAAGGTGTGTGTCTCACCCCAATCAGGTAAGATTAGTCAGGGGCTCGAAGCTATCGAAATGCTAAGTTTGAATgtgtaattaataaataaaatgtgTTAAGTTTAAGGAGATCCCTAGGTATTCTGACATAAATTTGCAGCACTTCATAATTGATATCTATTTACGTTATATATATTGTAATGTAAAAAAATGACTATTATCAATGAATTTATAATAAATGATAGCAAGGTTGTCATTTTTATCAAATTAAGTGAAGTCCTGTCGATTAGTATTACATAGAAGAAATGATATTATAGACATCAAGTAATGTTTATCAAGGTAGGGATCTAGTAGTttagttggttggctacctgaactgagggttcgaatccctacGTTGTAGTTCCCTCctccatttccccttcccctaccctatgcaaggagaaaaaaaaaagtaatatttATCAAGAGATTTACTTATAATAAGTGACTTAGATTTTGTAATATCTTGTATACCATCGGTGCATACAGCTACATCAACAACGAGGAATTAAAGTTACTACACCTTCAGCTTGGCTCTATATAATTCGTTAAAGCCTCTAATTGTGCATTCTAAGCTTCTGATTTTGTACTGTGTTACAGTTATAAGATTTAAATGGTTGTGATAGCACATTATTATCTTTTGTTTTTTTATGTTACGTACGTGGATCATAATTAAGAATCAGCCTAAATTTTACGAAGTTCACACATTAGTCAAGAAAGTTCTTAATTCCGTCACGGCAATTATCTAGTTCTAGATCAACAATTTGGCTTCCATCAATCATAACGTGATAGGTACTAATAATTCAAGATGAAATGCATGTGGATAGTTGAATTACTAGATctattatatatatgtttttttttttgggtaacaTTATTATATATAGGATTATCGGAACTGGACGTGGACTTTCAAGGAGTACATATTATTATTGTGGCACTACAAGTCTCTCATCTGCTATAGTAAAAGAAAAAAGGCCAAGAAAATAATTAATTTGACTTTCCAAATGATAATAGTGTCGCGTAATATATGCCGTATGAAAGTAAATGTTTGATATTATAATGATAGCAATCAAATTGTCTTCTATTGAATGAAGCCCTAAAataaaaaacacaaaaataaaaatttaaaatttaaaattcaaagtctcttgaaatttctagaaggAAAATGTTGTACTGTATGGGCAAATTATTACATGTACCTTAATTTACAAATTTATGCAAACTTATGCTTCAAATGTTTCAAAAGACAGAGATGATGATAAGATGAGAGATGATTGAGACGGCATACCAAACTTAACAGTATGGGCACTCACATCAAATCATTCCTCTCATTACAATTGAGGGGTAGTGTTCGAAATCTGCTTACAATTTTCATgcattgaaatgaaataaaataaattaaatgactTTCAGAAAATTTCAGAATATGTTAAAACATAAAAGTTCAGAGTGGACTTTGTGGTTATAAATGAAAGCTTTAATTTATGCTCTAGTGATTATGGTGCAAAGTATTATCTTAAGAATGAAGAAATCCAGTAATATTGATCTGATGTCTAACTTAACTGACCCAGGAAATTATGTTTACTTTCAGTTTGATTTATTAATTATATGGGAATTATAATATGGATTGTTTGTGCGGCGATTAATAATGGGATTGTTATGAGGAAAATAAATAATACAAGAATTATTATACGCTGAATAAATAATTACAAGAATTGCCTTTTAGATTACTTATTGTAAGGATATTTTTTGTTTTAGATACTCTTAATACACATTTTACTTATTTCACCTTCTATATCGAATAAAATATTACATTAATTCTTGCATACTTATACCCGTATTAATTATACAACATTTGATTTTCGATATTAAAATTCTCATAAGTTATAAGACAAGTCATCTTGACATATAAATCATGTTATTAGCAAAAACCAAAGATTATATAGAAAAATTACCTTGTCTAaaacctcaaaccaaacgaccttGAGATTTAATACTCATAAACAACACTGGAGAGAGAAAAGGGTATAAAGAAAcccaaactatttttttttaattttttttaaggtTAAACAGATACTAGTGCACTATGTAACAAAACAAAGGTTATGTCTAGGCTTATGCCCGTTACATGCCCTGGCATTTCCGCCATTGTAACATTAGTCAAATTTACAAATCTTTCAAGAGTAGCTCCCCTCATATCATCCCAAAAAGCCttgataacaaaaaaaaaaaaaggaggaaccACATGGACTTTGACTGCATCAAGAAGCTTCTGCCTAGCACCTTCCTTGGCCAACAAATCCGCCACCCTGTTCTGTTCCCAGTATGTGTGTTTAAGCACTGGAAGGCCCAGCCTTTGCATGAACAACCTGCATTCTGAAATAATAGCATTGTAAGGAGTATGTCTATTTTCAACACGTTAATTACCTTTGTGGAATCACAGTTGATTTCCAATGGCTTGAGATTGTGTTCATATGCCAATTGAAGACCCTGCATAAGAGTTGCTAGTTCTGCATATGTATTTGTAGTGCTTGGCAAGCCTTTGGTGAAACCCACTACCCAATCCCCTTTATTAGTTCGAATAACCCTTCCTACTCCTCTTACTCCTGGGTTTCCCAGACAAGAGCCATCAGTATTAAGTTTAAAGATGCCATTATTAGGGGGTTCCCATTTAAGAGAAATTCTGATTTTGCTATGCTCTGGGTTTGAGTGTTGTGTGAGTTAAGTGTACTCAACAACTTTTCCATAGGAGTTTTCAAAAATGGGCTAGTCAGTTTTATCATTGAAGAGATTTGCATTTCTATTAAGCCAGATTTTCCATAGACAAAATGGTAGAAAGGTGTTCCAATTTAGGAGATGGATATATATACCTTTCCTTTTTAAGAGACCACCAACTATTATAAAAGTTAGTGCTACGGTTAAAAAAAGTAAGGGTTGCATTTGCATGAGTACAGTGGTGAACGACAGCATTCCAGAAATTTGTGGTAGCAATGGTCTCAAAGAAAATATGGATCAGGATGATTACAGTACTTGCACTGGGGTTAACATTGAGCTCAATATGATGAAGATAGGAACTAGTAGGCAGCTTGTTATGGTTCATGAGCCAAAGGAAGAGCTTAAACTTGTCTGGAACTTTTAATTTCCAAGTCCAGCTTATCTTAAGGTTGGTTCTGGTAGTGGGGTTAGAGCTCCTACTAGAAATGAAATTGTAAGCAGTCCTTGATGAGAATTCCCCATTACTAGTCAACCTCCAATAGTTATAGTCCTCTTCAGTATTGTTGGGAGGTATAAAGGTATTAGAAATGAGGTGTTTAGTTTAGGGTGGAAGATCAAATGAGAGATTAATACCTCTTTTAATGTCCATTACCTTCAATTGATCTTCTCCTCCATTCAAAGGACCTTGGATGGTTTCCCTAATGGTTGGGGTATTGAGGATCCATCTATGATACCAAAAATTAACAGTGTTGCCCTTAGTACCTACCCATTGTGTAGCAACTCTACAAGTTTGAACCCAAACTGATTCAATTAGTGAGAAACAATGAATAATGAAGTTGTTGCACGAATTGGCCTTCAAACGcactgttctttaatttttgcccttcgtatctgtggtctttgattttttcctctgttgttcatttaatgaaaatatccagATCTCTTCGCTCGACATAAGTTTTGTAACATTGTATTTTTGGAAATTGAACGTTTGCGTCGCTTGCCATAAGTTCTGTAGGAATTATGTTATGCGGTATAAGTTCTGTAATATTTCAGAATTTGTTGTAGTGTTCAGAAACTGGAGTTATATTTTTTGGGGCATATGTTCTTTATCCTTTTTTTCGTGTCTGATTTTGTagagtttgatgtgtttttggcCATTTTTATGTTGAGTTTTGAAAGTTTTATTGTGTTCGCCATAACTTGTGGAAAGAAATATAAACTTATACCTAGCGAAATCTAAACTTATGTCACGCTAAGTgctgaaaggcaaaaattaaggACCACCCCGAAATAGGGGCATTCGTGGGAATGATTTGGAAGTCACATTTCAAAAAATTTGTAGTAGTAATTGTAAATCCTCCTTAATCATAATTAACTAAACTAGTTTAGTGATAGTGATTAAAACGTCATAATTAAAACCATGTAAAAACTCGAAAATGCAATGGACAACCAGACGAAAGCGCATGCGGCTTCTTATGGGCTTTTTAGGCAAGTGGGCCTTTTATTTTGAGTTCTCACATAGATTGTGGTCCTGCCCATTAAGCAATGATGAGTTTGATACCTCAAAGAGAAGAATCTCTAAAGCTTATATGTGCCTAATCAGATTctttaactttaaacataatCAAGTTCCAGATTAAGAAATTCAGTTCATGCTTTGCTTTATGCCATACTTCCAATCCCCTTTTCTATATTAACATTATTATTAAATTCTGGAACAAGCTTTGTAATCACTATTGTTTGTGAAAAGTTGGAccatcaacccccccccccccctccttcaCCTATTGAGAGGAAAGAATTACTAATTATTCGGTTTATCTTAATCAAAAATTTAAAATGGCATAAACTAACCTCAAATATAgaacatatatatacaccatcAAAGTATAGTCTAGTGGTATTGTTTATTTGTTGTTAGTTTTTAACGCAACAGCCCCCACCCTCTTTCTTGATCACAATTGAGACATAATATATTAATTAAGTAATACTACTAAAGATGTTCTCTTTCTAACGGCTTAAGCTTTGAAATGAGATGATCACGCATTTCAATATATTATTTGAGCAGACAAAGATTTTGTTGGTTTCAAATCTCACCGCTATCATTATTAAAAAAAGAATTTTTATATGCTTGGCTATAAAAAGAATCATGTCTGCACGATGTCTTAAGCTTATAGATGAATTGGTCATACAATTCAACACACTCAATGTGGTAAGTTTCTTTTTTTCGTTAAATTGTTAAAGAAAGCCACGTCGTACAAATAGTCCATGTAGTTTTATAAGTTttatgatgaattgaatatgcAGTATTTCTTTTTGCTATATTCCTATAAAATATGACTTGTAATAAAtcaacggaaaaggtccaaaattatccctgaactttgaaaaatagttcatccatacccttcattatactttagggccaattatacccttaccgttatactatggggtcaattatacccttatgtctaacagctgccacgtggcattatcccagcccttcaaaattattttcccctcaaataattttttacccactaaaataacccaaccctacctgatttttttttccagccaaactgatacggacccaacccaataccccttggctggaaagaaaaaaacattcgggtcgggttgggttattttagtgggtaaaaaattatttgaggggaaaataattttgaagggctgggatgatgccacgtggcagctgttagacataagagtataattgactccatagtataacggtaagagtataattggccctaaagtataatgaagggtatggatgaactatttttcaaagttgaggggtaattttggcccttttccgataaaTCAATGATATTTTATTGTCTTTAACCTCCTCTCATGCTAAGTAAAATGAAACCTTGATTGAATAGTCACTCCATAAACAAGACGTGACAATAAATTAAAATAGAAATTGAGGAAGCCAAATCTCAATATATAATCAAACTACtctatcctatttttttttatgagagATTAGATAAATATTACTACACTTTCCCAGAACTAGAATACATATAAATACAAACGCATACTAAAATGAATGCAAAATATTTCTATTTTAAATCTTGCATTAATTAATATCATATTTTGATCAAACCATAACTTATGAAGCTCTATTAGATAAAATTTAACTGGGTGGAGGAGCTGAAAAAGTTGTAGTGAGAAAAAACAGGAGTCGATCAATCCAAGCATCTAGGACCTCCAATCCAAAATATTAACTTATACAAAGTTGATGGTATTTCGTCTCTTTGATTTATTTCGTCAAAAATTTGCGTTTTCTCAAGTATTATTAACTATAAAGAGGAATGCCAAGTGATCCTTTTCATTTGCTAACCTCTATGTCGCAAGATTTTTTTGCCAGCAACGAATACCTGTACGTTATCACAACTCAATTTGTATGCAAGTTAAGGTTTAGAGCAATAAAAGTTCTAAGTTTTAGTTCTTGTCTTAAATTGATGCTTAATTAAATTGTACTATTATTTTTAAAGAGTGCCGGTCTGCTTCATGTATTGGCAAGTATTATGCTGGCCTCCAATCTATTGTAACTTTTCTCGTTTATCGGCTTGAAACCAATAATGTGAGTAAGCTCGTACACGCAAAGCTTAGAACTGAGGTAAAGTTATTCTAGTgacaatatacttaatttatgtAAATAACTTTTGATGAAGCGATGTCAGTTAACACTTTTTATCAAGGGATTGTGCTTGCCATTGCTAACTTGAATCCTAAGTCGGTATGTAGAAAGAAGTAAAGCTAAAGAGCCAAAGAAGGGAGTTTAAGACATACTCCCTCCTGTCCCATATTAAATGTCAATTTAGTCAAAAATACGCATATTAAaaaccaataatgcaatgtgaagtttaccaaattactcctatataataaaaataaatgacttttaacttttgattagagcatgcacaagaagtaaaccttttgacattgggaatctaataataccaagttactatgtgggataaaaaaaaactagtcaatttatgtcttgatttccgaagatgacacttattatggaccAAAAAAATTTGGTAAAATttagctaaggtgacacttattgtgGGACGGGGGAGTATTAATTAATAGGTAAACTTCAGAAACCCATGTAAACCAATATTAATGTGAGAGGTAGGAAGCATGCGCAGAACACGAGCAATAATTAAGCTTTTCCTTTTAAGAATATTAGAAATATTATAGTAAAAGCTAGCAGTAATAAGGCTGCAGTTTAATTAGTACTAGATTGATACGAATGCCGCTTTATTTTTTCTTTGCTGTAAAACAATAATTCATTCGACAACTATGAAGAAGACAATCATTTTAAGATATTTTTTAAGTTAATTCCCCATCAAGAAGTTTGTGCAGAGCCTCTTTATGGTAATGCCGAGGAAGAGAAGTCTTGCACTGAAAGAAATT
Coding sequences:
- the LOC132627742 gene encoding transcription factor bHLH74-like isoform X2 → MGTKENGDTSFNSLSTGMINRADSMSNVDPFSGSGWDPLLSLNHKGNFKGSSVVGHNEFANLPYQSSHFVNYPSDSNLVDMVPKIPSFGNESYSELVNTFPLQEQLRGANCYANYVKNRGIATEGECQISGEGAVEVSPNGKRKISNANKTVEGELQKAPSRDSSDCSKEQDGKRLKTDQNNSSNLRSKQAGKQVIKDDSDGGENPKDNYVHVRAKRGQATNSHSLAERVRRERISERMRLLQELVPGCNKITGKAVMLDEIINYVQSLQQQVEFLSMKLATVNPELNFDIDRILSKEMLHQQTSNAALLGLGPGLSSSLPFPGISHGSFHGIPGTTQPFHPLPQNLWDNELQSLLQMGFDSTSSMNNMGPNGRSKLDL
- the LOC132627742 gene encoding transcription factor bHLH74-like isoform X1 — encoded protein: MSPFCLGRCTRTEFRTTFVDPLCIFLKMGTKENGDTSFNSLSTGMINRADSMSNVDPFSGSGWDPLLSLNHKGNFKGSSVVGHNEFANLPYQSSHFVNYPSDSNLVDMVPKIPSFGNESYSELVNTFPLQEQLRGANCYANYVKNRGIATEGECQISGEGAVEVSPNGKRKISNANKTVEGELQKAPSRDSSDCSKEQDGKRLKTDQNNSSNLRSKQAGKQVIKDDSDGGENPKDNYVHVRAKRGQATNSHSLAERVRRERISERMRLLQELVPGCNKITGKAVMLDEIINYVQSLQQQVEFLSMKLATVNPELNFDIDRILSKEMLHQQTSNAALLGLGPGLSSSLPFPGISHGSFHGIPGTTQPFHPLPQNLWDNELQSLLQMGFDSTSSMNNMGPNGRSKLDL